In one Methanothermobacter sp. genomic region, the following are encoded:
- the cdhB gene encoding CO dehydrogenase/acetyl-CoA synthase complex subunit epsilon, whose translation MIGVNDRIIPWQPTVIAGPKQAMLVTPETAVMMIKKAKRPLMVVGPLAKRQPVLEHTVKIIRHWDLPVVSTADTYRALKEAGVESEPHGIVEITNLLKDPNWEGLRGEGQHDLVIFIGCIYYIASQGLSTLKHFAPHIRTLTICKTFHSNADASFPNMDDDEWFRYLEKMYTD comes from the coding sequence GTGATCGGTGTGAATGACCGTATAATACCATGGCAGCCAACTGTTATAGCAGGGCCTAAACAGGCAATGCTGGTAACACCTGAAACAGCAGTTATGATGATAAAAAAGGCCAAGAGGCCATTAATGGTTGTGGGTCCCCTTGCAAAGCGCCAGCCAGTACTTGAACACACAGTTAAAATCATCAGGCACTGGGACCTCCCGGTGGTGTCCACTGCCGATACCTACAGGGCGCTGAAGGAGGCGGGTGTTGAATCAGAACCCCATGGCATAGTGGAGATAACCAACCTCCTGAAGGACCCAAACTGGGAGGGTCTCAGGGGTGAGGGTCAGCATGACCTCGTCATATTCATAGGGTGCATCTATTACATAGCATCCCAGGGCCTATCAACCCTGAAGCACTTCGCACCGCATATAAGGACACTCACAATATGCAAGACATTCCACTCAAATGCAGACGCATCATTTCCCAACATGGATGATGATGAATGGTTCAGGTACCTTGAGAAGATGTATACTGACTGA
- the cbiQ gene encoding cobalt ECF transporter T component CbiQ, with protein MEDLINIERESLKESSIHSLDGRVKLIITFIIIIFAVATQSITTLILMEIYLIILIFLSNVSPSYAIKRLILILPFGGFIALFQPFIRPGDVIWAGPFGIDITLHGIIFGALLLGKVTVSVTAVILLSSTTSMQELVGSARRIGVPSDFAMLLNLTVRYLFFFYDELERIRNAQKTRCFDIWNKNVPYQWRLRKVGETIAMMFLRAYEQGERVYLSMLSRGYTPESRMYTAASKIGRREVLFVAANIMVIVVLHITQTLLPVMK; from the coding sequence ATGGAAGACCTCATAAACATAGAGAGGGAAAGCCTCAAGGAAAGTTCAATACACAGCCTTGATGGGCGTGTAAAGCTTATAATAACATTTATCATAATCATCTTTGCGGTTGCCACACAGAGTATTACAACACTCATCCTCATGGAGATCTACCTTATCATCCTCATATTCCTCTCAAATGTGTCACCATCCTATGCCATTAAAAGGCTCATCCTCATACTCCCATTCGGTGGATTCATAGCACTCTTCCAGCCATTCATAAGGCCAGGGGACGTGATATGGGCAGGGCCGTTTGGAATTGACATAACCCTTCACGGAATCATCTTCGGGGCACTGCTTCTCGGAAAGGTGACTGTGAGTGTGACCGCAGTTATACTTCTCTCCTCAACAACGTCAATGCAGGAACTTGTTGGCTCAGCAAGGAGAATCGGTGTCCCCTCCGACTTTGCAATGCTCTTAAACCTCACCGTCAGGTACCTCTTCTTCTTCTATGATGAACTTGAAAGAATAAGGAATGCCCAGAAAACCCGCTGCTTTGATATCTGGAACAAAAACGTGCCCTACCAGTGGAGGCTGAGGAAAGTGGGTGAAACCATCGCCATGATGTTCCTCAGGGCATATGAACAGGGTGAAAGGGTTTATCTCAGCATGCTGAGCCGTGGCTACACACCTGAAAGCAGGATGTACACAGCAGCCTCCAAAATAGGAAGAAGAGAAGTGCTCTTTGTGGCCGCTAATATCATGGTAATTGTGGTTCTTCACATCACCCAGACACTACTGCCGGTGATGAAATGA
- the acsC gene encoding acetyl-CoA decarbonylase/synthase complex subunit gamma, which translates to MQVTAMDVYRLLPKTNCGKCDESSCMAFATKLIEKELTLDDCPQLSGDERQKLEDLLAPAVREITFGPEKNQVVVGGDEVLYRFELTYYNPTALAVDLPDDLPSDEIMKRASDIRNLKFERTGEELTLDAIALRNKSGSPEKFAEAAGAISELNFPVVLCTFDPEAMRAALEVLGDQRPLMYAATKDNLQEMAELSISYDCPLVLFSPGDLEEMKRLTRRLRAMGLTEIILDPGTFTGEGIGDTIDNFVMIRRLAVEERDEDFRFPIMGIPALSRLSGGDPVEDNIKEATVAATLMNRYADILIIGGTDIWELMPILTLRQGLYTDPRKPQTVDPGIYEFGDVDENSPVILTTNFSLTYYTVEGDLKSGDVTAYLLVLDTEGRAVDVSLAGGQLTGTAVAELIKDSGIEERVKDKVLIIPGLAAPASGEIEDDTGWKVLVGPRDSSGLPEYLEKLASE; encoded by the coding sequence TTGCAGGTAACTGCCATGGATGTATACAGGTTACTTCCAAAAACAAACTGTGGTAAATGTGATGAGTCATCATGCATGGCCTTCGCCACAAAACTCATAGAAAAGGAACTCACACTGGATGACTGCCCGCAGCTCAGTGGGGATGAAAGACAGAAGCTCGAGGACCTCCTGGCCCCAGCTGTGAGAGAGATAACCTTTGGCCCAGAAAAAAACCAGGTGGTGGTGGGGGGTGATGAGGTCCTCTACAGGTTTGAACTCACATACTACAACCCCACAGCCCTCGCGGTTGATCTTCCAGATGACCTACCATCAGATGAGATCATGAAAAGGGCCAGTGATATCAGGAATCTGAAATTCGAGCGTACCGGTGAGGAACTGACCCTGGATGCCATAGCGCTCAGGAACAAATCGGGAAGCCCTGAAAAATTTGCAGAGGCAGCAGGAGCAATCAGTGAACTCAACTTTCCTGTTGTCCTATGCACCTTCGATCCAGAGGCAATGAGGGCTGCCCTTGAGGTCCTGGGGGATCAGAGGCCCCTCATGTACGCGGCTACAAAGGACAACCTCCAGGAGATGGCTGAACTTTCCATTTCATATGACTGCCCCCTGGTGCTTTTTTCACCGGGGGACCTTGAGGAGATGAAGAGGCTCACAAGAAGACTGAGGGCAATGGGCCTTACTGAAATTATCCTGGACCCTGGCACATTCACAGGTGAGGGGATAGGTGACACCATAGACAACTTTGTCATGATAAGGCGCCTTGCAGTTGAGGAAAGGGATGAGGACTTCCGCTTCCCCATCATGGGCATACCAGCACTCTCAAGGCTTTCGGGAGGGGATCCGGTTGAGGATAACATAAAGGAGGCCACTGTTGCAGCCACACTCATGAACCGCTACGCTGACATTCTTATAATAGGAGGAACAGATATCTGGGAGCTTATGCCCATACTCACCCTCAGGCAGGGACTCTACACTGATCCAAGGAAGCCACAGACTGTTGATCCAGGAATATATGAGTTTGGAGATGTTGATGAAAATTCCCCTGTGATACTCACAACAAACTTCTCACTCACATACTACACAGTGGAGGGTGACCTCAAGTCTGGTGATGTGACCGCATATCTCCTTGTGCTTGACACAGAGGGAAGGGCTGTGGACGTATCACTTGCTGGAGGACAGCTCACAGGAACCGCAGTGGCTGAACTTATAAAGGATAGTGGTATAGAGGAGAGGGTGAAGGATAAGGTTCTCATCATTCCCGGACTTGCGGCACCTGCTAGTGGTGAAATAGAGGACGATACCGGATGGAAGGTGCTTGTGGGGCCAAGGGACTCCTCAGGACTACCTGAATACCTTGAGAAACTTGCATCGGAGTAG
- the cdhC gene encoding CO dehydrogenase/CO-methylating acetyl-CoA synthase complex subunit beta, which translates to MFEDIPVDVSPMHEGERIRSANMFVELAGPKSIGAELVQVKDSVEDGKVEVIGPEISEMEQGQIYPFAINVEIAGSELEEELESVIERRLHELCNYVQGFMHLNQRDQIWCRVSTEAKDAGFRLEHLGKALSVLFREEFPIIESISVTIMTDEDAVKEFLETAREKYEIRDSRARELSDEDVDVFYGCLMCQSFAPTHVCVVTPDRTALCGAINWFDCRAAYKMDPDGPIFEIQKGDVIDPEKGEYENVNAAVAENSQGTTERVYLHSVFGYPHTSCGCFEAVAFYIPELDGIGIVNRDFRGETPLGIPFSAMAGQCSGGKQVEGFSGLSLEYMRSPKFLQADGGYSRVIWMPKELKESVIEFIPEDLRDKIATEEDATSIKELRRFLKEKGHPVLERAPAEVEEAEVVEKEETYAEEAPITEGIPVMTSPEISLPAAGGFRIVLKNAKIYAEKVIIKRK; encoded by the coding sequence ATGTTTGAAGACATACCCGTTGATGTAAGTCCCATGCACGAGGGGGAGCGGATAAGATCAGCAAACATGTTCGTTGAACTTGCCGGGCCCAAATCCATCGGAGCCGAACTGGTCCAGGTTAAGGATAGCGTTGAGGATGGAAAGGTGGAGGTCATAGGGCCCGAGATAAGTGAAATGGAACAGGGCCAGATCTATCCATTCGCCATAAACGTGGAGATAGCAGGAAGCGAACTCGAGGAGGAACTTGAAAGCGTTATAGAGCGGAGGCTCCATGAACTCTGCAACTACGTCCAGGGCTTCATGCACCTCAACCAGAGGGACCAGATATGGTGCCGTGTAAGCACAGAGGCAAAGGACGCTGGCTTCAGACTGGAACACCTTGGGAAGGCACTGTCGGTTCTATTCAGGGAGGAGTTCCCCATAATCGAATCCATATCAGTGACAATCATGACTGATGAGGACGCTGTTAAAGAATTCCTTGAAACAGCCAGGGAAAAGTATGAGATAAGGGATTCAAGGGCAAGGGAGCTCTCAGACGAGGACGTTGACGTGTTCTACGGGTGCCTCATGTGCCAGTCCTTCGCCCCAACACATGTATGTGTGGTCACACCGGACAGGACAGCCCTCTGTGGAGCCATAAACTGGTTTGACTGCCGTGCAGCATACAAGATGGACCCAGACGGCCCAATATTCGAAATTCAAAAGGGTGATGTAATTGACCCGGAGAAGGGAGAATATGAGAATGTTAACGCTGCAGTGGCAGAGAACTCACAGGGTACAACAGAGAGGGTTTACCTCCACAGTGTTTTCGGGTATCCACACACATCATGTGGCTGCTTCGAGGCGGTGGCATTCTACATACCAGAACTGGACGGCATAGGCATCGTGAACAGGGACTTCAGAGGAGAAACCCCACTTGGAATACCATTCTCTGCAATGGCGGGACAGTGTTCAGGCGGAAAACAGGTTGAAGGGTTCTCGGGCCTCAGCCTTGAGTACATGCGCTCACCAAAGTTCCTGCAGGCGGATGGTGGATACTCAAGAGTAATCTGGATGCCAAAGGAACTCAAGGAATCGGTGATTGAATTCATCCCTGAGGACCTGCGGGATAAAATAGCCACAGAGGAAGATGCAACATCAATAAAGGAACTGAGAAGGTTCCTTAAGGAGAAGGGGCACCCTGTACTTGAAAGGGCACCAGCAGAAGTTGAGGAAGCTGAAGTCGTTGAGAAAGAGGAAACCTACGCTGAGGAGGCCCCCATCACCGAAGGAATACCTGTAATGACATCCCCTGAGATCAGCCTTCCAGCAGCGGGCGGATTCAGAATAGTCCTCAAAAACGCAAAGATCTACGCTGAGAAGGTAATAATAAAGCGCAAATAA
- the cbiM gene encoding cobalt transporter CbiM, translating into MHIPDGFIPFPQYVVYWIITLVALYFSMQWARRDLKERQIPLFAVLAAGIFAIQAMNIPIPWGTSGHMVGAALVAIVFASPWAAVLLLSIVLILQGLIFGDGGLTALGANIFNMGIIGGFTGYYLFRALRSAGEIPAVAVASWASIFLAAIACAIEMWIAGTFPLVEGLWMMGLYHAVIGLIEATITVVVVLAIENSRPDLFKFSEWGEKKGVASK; encoded by the coding sequence TTGCATATTCCAGATGGTTTCATACCATTCCCACAGTACGTTGTGTACTGGATAATAACCCTTGTAGCCCTCTACTTCAGCATGCAGTGGGCCAGAAGGGACCTTAAAGAAAGACAGATACCACTGTTTGCAGTTCTTGCAGCTGGAATATTCGCAATACAGGCGATGAACATACCGATACCCTGGGGTACCAGCGGTCACATGGTCGGAGCGGCCCTCGTTGCAATAGTCTTTGCAAGTCCATGGGCAGCTGTCCTTTTACTCTCAATTGTACTGATACTTCAGGGACTCATATTCGGTGATGGTGGTCTAACTGCGCTTGGTGCGAATATCTTCAACATGGGCATAATCGGAGGATTCACAGGTTACTACCTGTTCAGGGCACTCAGATCAGCCGGGGAAATTCCTGCAGTCGCAGTGGCATCATGGGCCTCAATATTCCTTGCCGCCATTGCCTGCGCCATAGAGATGTGGATAGCAGGTACCTTCCCGCTTGTGGAGGGACTCTGGATGATGGGGCTCTACCACGCAGTAATAGGTCTCATAGAAGCTACGATAACAGTGGTTGTTGTCCTTGCAATTGAAAACAGCCGCCCCGACCTTTTCAAGTTCAGTGAGTGGGGTGAGAAGAAGGGGGTTGCATCAAAATGA
- a CDS encoding ATP-binding cassette domain-containing protein, whose amino-acid sequence MIQVKNLTYTYPDGTTALKNINMEIGRGERVAVIGPNGAGKSTLFLHLNGILRPSAGEIIIDGEKINYSKSELIRIRQKVGIVFQNPDDQLFSPTVRDDVAFGPMNLGLSEDEVNERVRESLERVGMSGYEERAPHHLSGGEKKRVAIAGILAMKPKIMVLDEPTTGLDPETADGIIDILLELSREGITVIISSHDVEILSQFAEKIFVLNSGELIAEGTPSEIFREPEIIRRASLRLPRTAELMNRLRMAGFDVDVKLTVEEAYHELLHLLGADAYHRLLHFLGEKKQHKLIHLLGNEKYHELLHVLRER is encoded by the coding sequence ATGATTCAGGTGAAGAACCTCACCTACACCTACCCCGATGGAACCACAGCCCTCAAAAATATTAACATGGAAATAGGGAGAGGTGAAAGGGTTGCCGTCATAGGTCCCAACGGGGCAGGTAAATCAACACTCTTTCTGCACCTCAACGGGATACTCAGGCCATCCGCTGGTGAAATAATAATCGATGGAGAGAAAATCAATTACAGCAAATCTGAACTTATCAGGATAAGACAGAAGGTGGGTATAGTTTTCCAGAACCCCGATGATCAGCTCTTCTCCCCAACAGTGAGGGATGATGTTGCCTTTGGCCCCATGAACCTTGGACTCAGTGAAGATGAGGTCAATGAAAGGGTCAGGGAGTCACTTGAAAGGGTGGGTATGTCCGGCTATGAGGAAAGGGCACCCCACCATCTGAGCGGCGGTGAGAAGAAGAGGGTGGCCATTGCAGGGATCCTTGCCATGAAGCCTAAAATAATGGTCCTTGACGAGCCCACAACAGGACTGGACCCTGAAACCGCCGATGGGATAATCGACATACTCCTTGAACTGAGCAGGGAAGGCATAACAGTTATAATATCCTCCCACGACGTTGAAATCCTCAGCCAGTTCGCTGAGAAGATCTTTGTTCTAAACAGCGGAGAACTGATAGCCGAGGGAACACCCAGTGAAATCTTTAGAGAACCTGAAATAATAAGAAGGGCCAGTTTAAGGCTTCCCAGGACCGCTGAACTCATGAACCGCCTCAGAATGGCTGGCTTTGATGTTGATGTTAAACTGACTGTGGAGGAAGCATACCACGAACTCCTGCACCTTCTAGGTGCCGATGCATACCACAGGCTGCTTCACTTTCTGGGTGAAAAAAAACAGCACAAACTCATCCACCTCCTTGGGAATGAGAAGTACCATGAACTTCTACATGTGCTCCGGGAGCGATGA
- a CDS encoding PDGLE domain-containing protein, giving the protein MNARDKKFMTGGILIALIIAILAPFLASENPDGLESTAEKVMPNPETEPVVESPMPDYTIPVLGESKVGSSIAMFLGTVIVLGLAYGVGVILRIRETEPDEGK; this is encoded by the coding sequence ATGAATGCCCGTGATAAAAAATTCATGACAGGGGGCATCCTGATTGCCCTCATAATAGCCATTCTGGCACCATTCCTTGCATCAGAAAACCCTGACGGACTTGAAAGCACAGCCGAGAAGGTGATGCCCAACCCTGAAACTGAACCGGTGGTTGAATCGCCGATGCCAGACTACACCATTCCTGTGCTTGGTGAAAGCAAGGTTGGCAGTTCCATAGCAATGTTTCTGGGCACTGTCATTGTGCTGGGTCTCGCCTATGGCGTTGGAGTCATACTGCGTATAAGGGAAACAGAACCTGATGAGGGGAAATAA
- a CDS encoding AAA family ATPase, producing MIIAVSGKGGTGKTMVSASLVRILAATGADVLAIDADPDSNLPEALGVPVSGTVGEVREQLKRDTAAGRIPPSANKWDILDYRIMESITETDDFDLLVMGRPEGSGCYCAVNTMLRRIIENIAENYDYIVIDTEAGLEHLSRRTTQNVDVMIVVTDPSKRGILTARRILELSRELEIKFRKVFLVLNRVHEGDLEKLEIDEDLEVIGVIPEDPLVSRYDMEGRSLYELPEDSAAFRAIKKVADKILSL from the coding sequence GTGATAATAGCAGTAAGCGGCAAGGGCGGAACAGGAAAGACCATGGTTTCAGCGTCCCTTGTAAGGATACTCGCAGCTACAGGTGCGGATGTTCTTGCAATAGACGCTGACCCTGATTCAAACCTTCCAGAGGCCCTCGGTGTTCCCGTAAGCGGGACGGTTGGTGAGGTGAGGGAACAGCTTAAGAGGGACACAGCAGCGGGTAGAATCCCCCCATCAGCCAACAAGTGGGATATCCTAGACTACAGGATAATGGAGTCAATAACCGAGACCGATGATTTTGACCTGCTCGTCATGGGCCGCCCCGAGGGCAGTGGGTGCTACTGCGCAGTTAACACCATGCTGAGGAGGATAATCGAGAATATAGCAGAGAACTACGACTACATAGTGATAGATACCGAGGCGGGCCTTGAGCACCTCAGCAGAAGGACAACCCAGAACGTTGACGTTATGATAGTTGTAACCGACCCCTCAAAGAGAGGGATTCTGACAGCAAGAAGGATACTTGAACTATCACGGGAACTTGAGATAAAATTCAGGAAGGTATTCTTGGTTCTTAACAGGGTCCATGAAGGGGACCTTGAGAAACTTGAAATAGACGAGGACCTTGAGGTCATAGGCGTTATACCAGAGGATCCCCTTGTTTCCAGGTATGACATGGAGGGCAGGTCACTATATGAGCTGCCTGAAGACTCAGCAGCATTCAGGGCCATAAAAAAGGTTGCCGATAAAATTTTAAGTCTATAG
- the cdhD gene encoding CO dehydrogenase/acetyl-CoA synthase subunit delta produces MDKLTELLKLLQNTESIEINEFRMDVDELELYLMPVVQQAIQKTVEVREAVEALPEEEFEPPVKTYPGEVAQVKLGEGTRKSVYLGGQKALYRFEEPQPNPPVVTFDVFDIPMPGLPRPIREHFSDVMEDPGDWARKAVKDYGANMVTIHLIGTGPKVMDKSPREAANDIEEVLQAVDVPLVIGGSGDPEKDPLVLEKAAEAAEGERCLLASANLDLDYRKVARAALDHNHAVLSWAITDVNMQKTLNRYLMKEGLSREDIVMDPTTCALGYGIEFSIDVITRTRLAALKGDADLQMPMSSGTTNAWGSREAWMKKDEWGPTDYRGPLWEIVTGLTMMLSGVDIFMMLHPTSVRLLREIGETFTREYMTAETPDLREWITELEY; encoded by the coding sequence ATGGATAAATTAACGGAACTTCTGAAATTACTTCAGAATACGGAATCCATCGAAATAAATGAGTTCAGGATGGATGTTGACGAACTTGAACTCTACCTGATGCCTGTGGTTCAGCAGGCCATCCAGAAAACAGTGGAGGTTAGGGAGGCAGTTGAGGCACTCCCTGAGGAGGAATTTGAACCACCGGTAAAGACATACCCAGGTGAGGTTGCCCAGGTGAAACTGGGTGAGGGTACAAGGAAATCTGTTTACCTTGGTGGTCAGAAGGCCCTCTACAGGTTTGAGGAACCCCAGCCAAACCCACCGGTGGTGACATTCGACGTCTTTGACATACCCATGCCGGGTCTTCCAAGGCCTATCAGGGAGCACTTCAGCGACGTCATGGAGGACCCGGGGGACTGGGCCAGGAAGGCGGTAAAGGACTATGGTGCCAACATGGTCACAATACACCTCATCGGAACAGGACCCAAGGTAATGGACAAGTCACCAAGGGAGGCTGCCAATGACATCGAGGAAGTCCTCCAGGCCGTTGATGTCCCCCTGGTAATCGGGGGCTCAGGGGACCCTGAAAAGGATCCACTGGTACTTGAAAAGGCTGCTGAGGCTGCTGAGGGCGAAAGGTGTCTTCTGGCATCAGCAAACCTGGACCTTGACTACAGAAAGGTTGCAAGGGCAGCCCTTGACCACAACCACGCGGTCCTATCATGGGCCATAACAGACGTAAACATGCAGAAAACCCTCAACCGTTACCTCATGAAGGAAGGCCTTAGCAGAGAGGACATAGTGATGGACCCAACGACCTGTGCACTGGGATATGGTATAGAATTTTCAATAGACGTCATCACAAGGACAAGGCTCGCGGCCCTCAAGGGCGATGCCGATCTGCAGATGCCAATGTCCTCTGGAACAACCAACGCGTGGGGTTCAAGGGAGGCCTGGATGAAGAAGGATGAATGGGGACCCACAGACTACAGGGGCCCTCTGTGGGAGATAGTAACCGGACTTACAATGATGCTCTCAGGTGTGGATATATTCATGATGCTCCACCCAACATCTGTGAGGCTTCTGCGGGAGATAGGGGAAACCTTCACAAGGGAATACATGACTGCCGAAACACCTGATCTCCGGGAATGGATAACTGAACTGGAATATTGA
- the cdhA gene encoding CO dehydrogenase/acetyl-CoA synthase complex subunit alpha, translated as MDVAPESKKAKNLKGDFWDLKNIQISIGEIISEEKPQEEEVRGPKPRPHVTDLRSWDMKLLERYEPFYAPFCDMCCLCTYGKCDLLGKKGACGIDAATQQARIVLLACLIGTAAHAGHARHLVDHLIEKLGEDYEIDLGMNVDIEAPITRTVMGRRPRTLGDLREVMDYAEEQTSHLLSACHTGQEGDSRDFESKAFHAGLMDDLVREVADIAQIVALDLPKGDEDAPLVELGFGTIDSEKPVILCIGHNVLPGADIVDYVTERELEDEIEVCGICCAAIDVTRYSEAAKVVGPLSKQLRFIRSGVADVIVVDEQCVRTDVLEEALKNRSAVIATTDKMCLGLTDLTDEDPDKIVNDLINGNIEGALILDPEKVGEVAVKTAMKLAPLRKSLKKLPEVDEIIQMASECTDCGWCQRVCPNSLPVMDAVKSAAEGDLSKLEEMALEELCYTCGRCEQECERNIPIVSMVTKAGERRVKDEKYKIRAGRGPAQDVEIRRVGAPIVLGDIPGVVAFVGCSNYPEGGKDVALMAKEFLERNYIVVTTGCGAMSIGEYRDEDGKTLYEKYGGQFDAKGLVNMGSCVSNAHISGAAIKIANIFAQKPLEGNFEEIADYILNRVGACGVAWGAYSQKAAAIATGVNRWGIPVVLGPHGSKYRRLFLGRADDEDKWKLNDLRTGEVIDGEPAPEHLLYAAENREEATVMVAKLCIRPTDTPKGRQMKLSNYIDLHKKYFGTIPDDIDRFIRTEKDIPIVYKRDIMKILEEKNWKPKKLPKEPSLLER; from the coding sequence ATGGATGTGGCACCCGAATCAAAAAAAGCCAAAAACCTTAAAGGGGATTTCTGGGATCTTAAAAATATCCAGATATCCATAGGAGAAATTATAAGTGAGGAAAAACCTCAGGAGGAAGAGGTTAGGGGTCCAAAACCCCGCCCCCATGTGACCGACCTCAGGTCATGGGACATGAAGCTCCTTGAAAGATATGAACCATTCTATGCACCTTTCTGTGACATGTGCTGCCTCTGCACCTACGGTAAATGTGACCTCCTCGGTAAGAAGGGAGCATGTGGTATAGATGCAGCCACCCAGCAGGCACGCATAGTACTTCTCGCATGCCTCATAGGGACCGCCGCCCATGCGGGACACGCAAGGCACCTTGTGGATCACCTCATAGAGAAACTGGGAGAGGACTATGAAATAGACCTCGGCATGAACGTGGATATAGAGGCACCCATAACAAGGACAGTCATGGGAAGAAGGCCCCGAACCCTGGGCGACCTCAGGGAAGTTATGGACTACGCCGAGGAACAGACTTCCCACCTTCTCTCAGCCTGCCACACAGGACAGGAGGGCGACAGCAGGGACTTTGAATCAAAGGCATTCCATGCTGGGCTCATGGATGACCTTGTAAGGGAGGTTGCTGATATCGCCCAGATCGTTGCCCTAGACCTCCCGAAGGGTGATGAGGACGCACCCCTTGTTGAACTGGGATTCGGCACTATAGACAGCGAGAAGCCCGTGATACTCTGCATAGGTCACAACGTCCTTCCTGGAGCAGATATAGTGGACTACGTCACCGAAAGGGAACTCGAAGACGAAATTGAGGTATGCGGTATATGCTGTGCAGCAATAGATGTTACAAGGTACAGCGAGGCTGCCAAGGTCGTCGGGCCCCTCTCAAAACAGCTCCGATTCATAAGAAGTGGTGTTGCCGATGTGATAGTGGTGGACGAGCAGTGCGTGAGGACAGACGTGCTGGAGGAGGCCCTCAAAAACAGGTCAGCGGTGATTGCAACAACCGATAAGATGTGCCTTGGACTTACTGATCTGACAGATGAGGACCCCGACAAAATCGTGAACGACCTCATAAACGGTAACATAGAGGGGGCACTGATCCTCGACCCAGAGAAGGTTGGTGAGGTGGCAGTTAAAACTGCAATGAAACTGGCACCACTCAGAAAATCCCTCAAAAAATTACCAGAGGTTGATGAGATAATCCAGATGGCATCAGAGTGCACAGACTGCGGCTGGTGCCAGAGGGTCTGCCCCAACAGCCTACCTGTCATGGATGCAGTTAAGAGCGCAGCTGAGGGCGATCTGAGCAAACTTGAGGAGATGGCACTTGAGGAGCTCTGCTACACATGCGGACGCTGCGAACAGGAGTGTGAAAGGAACATACCAATAGTCTCCATGGTGACAAAGGCCGGTGAAAGGCGCGTAAAGGACGAAAAATACAAGATAAGGGCCGGGCGTGGCCCTGCCCAGGATGTGGAGATAAGAAGGGTTGGTGCGCCCATAGTCCTCGGGGACATACCCGGTGTGGTGGCCTTTGTGGGGTGCTCAAACTACCCTGAGGGTGGAAAGGATGTTGCCCTCATGGCAAAGGAGTTCCTTGAGAGGAACTACATCGTGGTCACAACGGGATGTGGAGCAATGTCCATCGGGGAATACAGGGACGAGGATGGAAAGACACTCTATGAAAAATACGGCGGACAGTTCGATGCAAAGGGACTTGTTAACATGGGCTCCTGCGTATCAAACGCCCACATATCAGGGGCCGCCATAAAGATAGCCAACATATTCGCACAGAAACCACTTGAGGGGAACTTTGAGGAGATAGCAGATTACATACTTAACCGTGTAGGGGCATGTGGCGTCGCATGGGGTGCCTACTCCCAGAAGGCGGCAGCCATAGCAACAGGTGTTAACAGGTGGGGAATACCCGTCGTCCTGGGACCCCACGGATCAAAGTACCGCAGACTGTTCCTTGGAAGGGCAGATGACGAGGATAAGTGGAAACTGAACGACCTCAGAACAGGTGAGGTCATTGATGGGGAGCCAGCTCCAGAACACCTCCTCTATGCAGCAGAGAACAGGGAGGAGGCAACGGTGATGGTGGCTAAACTCTGCATAAGGCCAACAGACACACCCAAGGGTCGCCAGATGAAACTCAGCAACTACATAGATCTCCACAAAAAGTACTTTGGCACAATTCCAGATGACATCGACAGGTTCATAAGGACAGAGAAGGACATCCCCATAGTCTACAAGAGGGACATCATGAAGATACTGGAGGAAAAGAACTGGAAGCCAAAGAAGCTTCCAAAGGAACCCTCACTCCTTGAGAGGTGA